The Mustelus asterias chromosome 23, sMusAst1.hap1.1, whole genome shotgun sequence genome window below encodes:
- the thumpd1 gene encoding THUMP domain-containing protein 1, giving the protein MATEPRAKRRNKGAYLSHAAKKHRGSRELEAGMQGLLITCNMNEKKCTAEAYSLLNEYADQLYGPEKFVEESNSEDEEDDDAEAALKKEVKQIRTSTQNDLCRFQALDSGANNVVFIRTLNIEPDKLVHYILKDLYVTKKKKTRAILRMLPVSGSCKAFMEEIPKYFETFLEPWFKVPKKATFQIVYKARNNSHMNRDDVIKSLAGVVINLNAENKVDLNNPEYTIIVEIIKGVCCVSVVQDYILFRRYNLQEVAKDDIEEKGKKNVSSLPSENDDCQESKVPSGEKESKSKREQEEQEVEQPVTGGKEALLEQESGE; this is encoded by the exons ATGGCAACAGAGCCGAGAGCCAAGAGGAGGAACAAGGGCGCGTATTTGAGCCATGCGGCCAAGAAGCACCGCGGGAGCcgggagctggaggcggggatGCAAGGGCTGCTCATCACCTGCAACATGAACGAGAAGAAATGCACAGCAGAGGCGTACAGCCTGCTGAACGAATACGCGGACCAGCTGTATGGCCCAGAGAAG TTTGTAGAAGAATCTAATAGTGAGGATGAGGAAGATGACGATGCTGAAGCTGCTTTGAAGAAAGAAGTAAAACAGATCCGTACGTCAACACAGAATGACCTCTGTCGATTCCAGGCTTTGGACAGTGGAGCCAACAATGTCGTCTTCATCAGAACTCTTAACATTG AACCGGACAAATTAGTACACTACATTTTGAAGGATCTATACGTAACCAAGAAGAAGAAGACTCGAGCTATCCTACGGATGCTGCCAGTGTCAGGGTCATGCAAGGCTTTCATGGAGGAGATCCCAAAGTATTTTGAGACCTTCCTGGAACCCTGGTTTAAAGTTCCGAAAAAGGCTACTTTTCAGATAGTGTATAAAGCCAGAAacaatagtcacatgaacagagaTGATGTCATCAAGTCTCTGGCAG GGGTGGTAATAAATTTGAATGCTGAAAACAAAGTGGACCTCAACAACCCTGAGTATACCATCATTGTTGAAATAATCAAAGGCGTCTGCTGTGTGAGTGTCGTTCAGGACTACATACTCTTCCGCAGATACAACCTGCAGGAGGTGGCCAAAGATGACATTGAGGAGAAAGGGAAGAAAAacgtctcctctctcccctccgagAACGATGATTGTCAAGAATCGAAAGTGCCCTCGGGAGAAAAGGAATCCAAAAGCAAAAGGGAGCAAGAGGAGCAGGAAGTGGAACAACCTGTCACGGGTGGCAAAGAAGCTCTGCTGGAACAGGAAAGTGGAGAATAG